The window GGAAGAAGGGATTGGATACCAGCGGTTGGATCGTGCTTGATAAACCGCTTGAGATGACATCCACCCAAGCTGTCGGCAAAATGAAATGGCTGTTTAACGCCAATAAAGCCGGTCACGCCGGCACGCTGGACCCGCTAGCAACTGGTTTGTTGCCCATTGCCTTGGGCGAAGCGACCAAAACAGTGCCATTCATCATGGATGGCGAGAAGGTTTACCGCTTTACGGTCCAGTTTGGTTCAGAGACCAATACCGATGACGGTGAGGGTCATGTGACTGAGACCTCAGACCACAGACCATCAGATGATGAAATAAAAGCACTTTTGCCCCAATTCATGGGCGAGATCATGCAAGTGCCGCCTGCGTTTTCAGCAATCAAAATCGATGGCGAGCGCGCCTATGACCGCGCCCGCGACGGCGAAGAAGTCGTTTTACAAGCCCGTCCGATACAGGTTCATAACCTTGAATTGGTCGAGCGGCCTGATGCGGATACAGCGATTTTAGAGGCTGAATGCGGCAAAGGAACCTATGTACGCGCTTTAGCCCGTGATTTGTCACGTAAATTGGGTACCAGAGGCCATGTTTCGGCACTCAGACGCCTTTGCGTTGGCCCATTTAACGAAGAGGACATGATTTCACTAGCAATGCTAGAGGAATTGCGTCATAAGACACCAGAATTCACCGAAATGGCTTATAACGGCCATTTTGATGATGTGCTCTTGTCTGTTGAGACCGCGCTGGACGACATCCCGGCGGTGGCCATAAGCAAACAAGACGCGGTACGCCTTAAACAAGGTCAATCCGTATTGCTTCGCGGACGCGATGCACCTTTGATTACCGACACTGTGAGCGTCACATCAGAAGGACTTCTGATTGCTCTAGGTGAAGTTGATAAGGGCATGTTGAAACCGAAGCGGATATTCAATCTCGCCCATTAAGGGCCAATTTATAGGAGTACCCGATGTCGATTGAAGCAGACCGCAAAGCGGAACTTATCAAAGAATATGCCACTAAAGACGGCGACACTGGCTCACCAGAAGTACAGGTTGCTATTCTATCTGAGCGTATCAATAATTTGACTGGCCACTTTAAAGACCACGGCAAAGACAATCACTCTCGCCGCGGCCTTTTGAAAATGGTTAGCCAGCGTCGTCGTCTCCTCGACTACGTAAAGAAAAAAGATCAAGCGCGTTACGCTGACTTGATTAAACGTCTCGGCCTACGCCGCTAACGTTTTCAATAGGCGGTGCCTCACGGTGCCGCCTTTTGCCTTGATGCTGTGGCATCAATTTTAATGCGGACTGTTCATGGCAGGATTGCCAGTGGCTTTTTCAGTTACCTTTAAAAGCTTCTCGTTGTCTTGCTCATGATCGCCGCGACATTCGCAAAAGAACGCCGAAAGCGTTCAGCCGTTTGCCCATAGGGGGCGCGGTTACATATGAGGACAAAATTTTGTTTGATATTCATGAAGTAGAAATTGATTGGGGCGGACGTCCCCTAAAACTACAAACTGGTAAAGTGGCGCGTCAGGCTGACGGTGCGGTAATCGCAAGCTACGGCGACACTTCAGTTATGGCGACAATCGTTGCTGCTAAAAAGCCAAAACCTGGCCAAGACTTCTTCCCGCTCACAGTGAACTACCAAGAAAAAGCCTATGCGGCTGGTAAAATCCCTGGTGGCTTCTTCAAACGTGAAGGTCGCCCGAGCGAGAACGAAACACTCACTTGTCGCCTGATTGACCGTCCACTTCGTCCGCTTTTTGCTGACGGCTTTAAGTGCGACACACAGGTGATCATCTCCGTTATGTCTTATGACATGGAAAATAACCCAGACGTATTGGCAATGGTTGCAGCTTCTGCCGCCCTTACAATCTCTGGTGTTCCATTCATGGGCCCAATTGGTGGTGCACGCGTTGGTTTCGTTGACGGCGAATACGTCTTGAACCCAACAACCGATGACATGGAAGATTCATCTCTTGATCTTGTTGTTGCTGGTACGGGCGACGCTGTGTTGATGGTTGAATCAGAAGCAAAAGAACTAAGCGAAGAAATCATGCTTGGTGCGGTTGCCTTTGGTCACAAAAACTTCCAGCCAGTAATTGATGCGATCATCAAGCTTGCTGAAACGGCTGCAAAAGCACCACGTGAGCACATTGTTGAAGATCACTCAGAAGTTTACGGCAAAGTGCTTGGACTTGTTGGCGATGATCTAACTGAAGCTTACAAAATCACTGCAAAGCTTGAGCGTAAAGACGCTGTTGATGCGGTGAAAGCGAAAGTTGTTGAAGCCCTTACACCTGCTGAAGGTGAAGAAGGTCCAGACGGCGTATTGCTTGGTGATTTGTTCAAGAAAGCAGAAGCATCTGTTGTTCGCGGCAACATCATCAAAACAAGCTCACGCATCGACGGTCGTTCACTCGACAAAGTTCGTGACATTGTTTCAGAAGTTGGCATTTTGCCACGCACACACGGTTCTGCGCTCTTCACACGCGGTGAAACACAGGCGTTTGTTGTTGCAACACTTGGTACTGCTGATGACGAGCAATTCATCGACAGCTTGGATGGAACACGTAAAGAGAGCTTCTTGCTTCACTACAACTTCCCTCCATTCTCTGTTGGTGAAACTGGTCGTACTGGCTCACCTGGTCGTCGTGAAATCGGTCACGGTAAACTAGCTTGGCGTGCGATCCACCCAATGTTGCCTGAGAACCACGAGTTCCCATACACATTGCGTGTTGTGTCTGAGATTACTGAATCAAATGGTTCATCTTCAATGGCAACAGTTTGTGGTACTTCGCTTGCTCTTATGGACGCTGGTGTACCGCTTAAGAAACCAGTTGCTGGTATCGCAATGGGCTTGATTAAAGAAGGCGACGATTACGCTGTTCTTTCTGACATCCTTGGCGACGAAGATCACCTCGGCGATATGGACTTTAAAGTGGCTGGTACTGCTGACGGTATCACTTCACTTCAAATGGACATTAAGATCGACGGCATCACTGAAGAGATCATGCAGGCAGCTCTAGAGCAAGCCAAGGGCGGTCGTTTGCACATTCTTGATCGTATGACAGACGCCTTGTCTGCATCACGTGACAGCGTTGGCGAATTTGCTCCACGCATCGAAATCATGCAGATCCCAACCGACAAAATCCGTGAAGTGATCGGTACTGGCGGTAAGGTTATCCGTGAGATCGTTGAGAAGACAGGCGCTAAAGTGAACATCGAAGACGATGGCACTGTTAAAGTGGCGTCAAGCGATGGCAAAGCAATTGATGCGGCTGTCACTTGGATCAAGTCGATCACATCAGAGCCTGAAGTTGGCGAAATCTACGAAGGTACTGTTGTGAAAACAGTCGACTTCGGCGCATTCGTGAACTTCTTCGGCGCGAAAGATGGCCTTGTGCATATTTCACAACTGACCAATGGTCGTCCTGAAAAAACAACTGATGTTGTTAAAGAAGGCGAAAAAGTTAAAGTGAAATTGATGGGCTTTGATGAGCGCGGCAAAGTGCGCCTATCAATGAAGGTTGTCGACCAGGAGACTGGTGAAGAAATC of the Hyphomicrobiales bacterium genome contains:
- the truB gene encoding tRNA pseudouridine(55) synthase TruB encodes the protein MDTSGWIVLDKPLEMTSTQAVGKMKWLFNANKAGHAGTLDPLATGLLPIALGEATKTVPFIMDGEKVYRFTVQFGSETNTDDGEGHVTETSDHRPSDDEIKALLPQFMGEIMQVPPAFSAIKIDGERAYDRARDGEEVVLQARPIQVHNLELVERPDADTAILEAECGKGTYVRALARDLSRKLGTRGHVSALRRLCVGPFNEEDMISLAMLEELRHKTPEFTEMAYNGHFDDVLLSVETALDDIPAVAISKQDAVRLKQGQSVLLRGRDAPLITDTVSVTSEGLLIALGEVDKGMLKPKRIFNLAH
- the rpsO gene encoding 30S ribosomal protein S15; its protein translation is MSIEADRKAELIKEYATKDGDTGSPEVQVAILSERINNLTGHFKDHGKDNHSRRGLLKMVSQRRRLLDYVKKKDQARYADLIKRLGLRR
- the pnp gene encoding polyribonucleotide nucleotidyltransferase: MFDIHEVEIDWGGRPLKLQTGKVARQADGAVIASYGDTSVMATIVAAKKPKPGQDFFPLTVNYQEKAYAAGKIPGGFFKREGRPSENETLTCRLIDRPLRPLFADGFKCDTQVIISVMSYDMENNPDVLAMVAASAALTISGVPFMGPIGGARVGFVDGEYVLNPTTDDMEDSSLDLVVAGTGDAVLMVESEAKELSEEIMLGAVAFGHKNFQPVIDAIIKLAETAAKAPREHIVEDHSEVYGKVLGLVGDDLTEAYKITAKLERKDAVDAVKAKVVEALTPAEGEEGPDGVLLGDLFKKAEASVVRGNIIKTSSRIDGRSLDKVRDIVSEVGILPRTHGSALFTRGETQAFVVATLGTADDEQFIDSLDGTRKESFLLHYNFPPFSVGETGRTGSPGRREIGHGKLAWRAIHPMLPENHEFPYTLRVVSEITESNGSSSMATVCGTSLALMDAGVPLKKPVAGIAMGLIKEGDDYAVLSDILGDEDHLGDMDFKVAGTADGITSLQMDIKIDGITEEIMQAALEQAKGGRLHILDRMTDALSASRDSVGEFAPRIEIMQIPTDKIREVIGTGGKVIREIVEKTGAKVNIEDDGTVKVASSDGKAIDAAVTWIKSITSEPEVGEIYEGTVVKTVDFGAFVNFFGAKDGLVHISQLTNGRPEKTTDVVKEGEKVKVKLMGFDERGKVRLSMKVVDQETGEEIKKED